One genomic window of Pseudomonas sp. LFM046 includes the following:
- a CDS encoding SDR family oxidoreductase, with product MTSTLFITGATSGFGEACARRFAQAGWSLVLTGRRAARLQAIKDELSALTDVHTLELDVRDRKAMEAAIEGLPAKFDKIRGLINNAGLALGADPAPKCNLDDWDTMVDTNIKGLMYSTRLLLPRLIAHGRGASIVNLGSVAGNWPYPGSHVYGATKAFVGQFSLSLRNDLVGTGVRVSNIEPGLCESEFSLVRFGGDQAKYDATYAGAEPIQPEDIAETIFWIMNQPAHININSLELMPVSQTWAGFAIDRSAK from the coding sequence ATGACTTCCACCCTTTTCATCACCGGTGCCACCTCGGGATTCGGCGAAGCCTGCGCCCGGCGCTTCGCCCAGGCCGGCTGGTCGCTGGTGCTGACCGGCCGCCGCGCCGCACGCTTGCAGGCGATCAAGGATGAACTCTCGGCCCTGACCGATGTGCACACCCTGGAGCTGGACGTGCGTGATCGCAAAGCCATGGAAGCCGCCATCGAGGGCCTGCCGGCGAAGTTCGACAAGATCCGCGGGCTGATCAACAACGCCGGCCTGGCCCTGGGGGCCGACCCGGCGCCCAAGTGCAACCTGGATGATTGGGACACCATGGTCGACACCAACATCAAGGGCCTGATGTACAGCACCCGCCTGCTGCTGCCACGATTGATCGCCCACGGCCGGGGCGCCAGCATCGTCAACCTGGGGTCGGTGGCGGGCAACTGGCCCTATCCCGGCAGCCACGTGTACGGCGCCACCAAGGCCTTCGTCGGCCAGTTCTCCCTGAGCCTGCGCAACGACCTGGTGGGCACCGGCGTGCGTGTCTCCAACATCGAACCGGGCCTGTGCGAGAGCGAGTTCTCCCTGGTGCGCTTCGGTGGCGACCAGGCGAAGTACGACGCCACTTACGCGGGCGCCGAACCGATCCAGCCGGAAGACATCGCCGAAACCATCTTCTGGATCATGAACCAGCCGGCCCACATCAACATCAACAGCCTGGAACTGATGCCGGTGAGCCAGACCTGGGCCGGTTTCGCTATCGATCGTTCAGCGAAGTGA